A region from the Agarivorans sp. Alg241-V36 genome encodes:
- a CDS encoding gamma carbonic anhydrase family protein — translation MSVKSFSGFSPILGKEVWVDPSAVLYGEIKLGDDVSIWPLVAARGDVNHIQIGARSNVQDGSVLHVTRKTENPPHGYPLIIGEDVTVGHKAMLHGCTIGNRVLVGMGAIVLDGVVVEDDVMIGAGSLVPPHKRLESGYLYLGSPVKQARPLNDKEKAFLSESADNYVRLKQKYLDENV, via the coding sequence ATGAGCGTAAAGTCATTTTCTGGTTTTAGCCCTATTTTAGGTAAAGAGGTATGGGTAGACCCAAGCGCAGTATTGTACGGTGAGATCAAACTTGGCGATGACGTGAGCATTTGGCCTTTGGTTGCTGCTCGAGGCGATGTTAACCACATTCAAATTGGTGCGCGCTCAAACGTACAAGATGGCAGTGTGCTACACGTAACCCGCAAAACCGAGAATCCGCCCCATGGCTACCCTCTAATAATCGGCGAAGACGTTACGGTTGGTCACAAAGCAATGTTGCATGGTTGCACTATTGGCAACAGAGTGTTGGTAGGCATGGGCGCAATAGTATTAGACGGCGTAGTGGTTGAAGATGATGTGATGATTGGAGCGGGCAGTTTAGTGCCTCCACATAAACGCTTGGAGTCTGGCTATTTGTATTTGGGGAGCCCAGTCAAACAAGCGCGCCCTTTAAACGACAAAGAAAAAGCATTCTTGAGTGAGTCGGCAGATAACTATGTGCGCTTAAAACAAAAGTACTTGGACGAGAACGTTTAA
- a CDS encoding DUF1488 domain-containing protein gives MNQAIIISDDQQWQAVNQCVAFSAQVMGARVQCAVRKSTLEHLVGLPLTNDDKMLEAYHSVQFDIEELLEQKLQQEDFDTNGEIIV, from the coding sequence ATGAATCAAGCCATTATTATTAGCGATGATCAGCAGTGGCAAGCGGTCAATCAGTGTGTTGCGTTTAGTGCCCAGGTCATGGGAGCGCGAGTGCAGTGCGCTGTGCGTAAGTCTACTCTCGAACATCTCGTCGGTTTACCTTTAACTAACGATGACAAAATGCTCGAGGCTTACCACAGTGTGCAGTTCGACATTGAAGAGCTGCTTGAGCAGAAGCTACAACAAGAGGACTTTGACACTAACGGCGAGATAATCGTTTAA
- a CDS encoding GNAT family N-acetyltransferase, whose product MITWQCLPFSQLNTLQLYQIMALREAVFVVEQDCPYQDADGQDLNAEHLFAYQNNELVAYARLYTSKPLSAHIGRVVTKASVRGHGLGQALMQQAIEHCQQQWPNATIHISAQRYLERFYQSLGFSICSEPYLEDNIPHIAMQIKAND is encoded by the coding sequence ATGATAACTTGGCAATGCTTACCCTTTAGTCAACTCAATACCCTTCAGCTCTACCAAATAATGGCATTACGCGAAGCGGTATTTGTGGTCGAGCAAGACTGCCCCTATCAAGATGCCGATGGGCAAGATCTTAATGCCGAACATCTATTTGCCTACCAAAACAATGAGTTGGTTGCTTACGCTCGCTTGTATACTAGCAAACCACTTAGCGCTCACATTGGTAGAGTAGTGACTAAAGCCAGCGTCCGAGGGCATGGCCTAGGCCAAGCTCTAATGCAACAGGCCATTGAACACTGCCAACAACAGTGGCCAAACGCCACTATCCATATTTCTGCACAGCGTTACTTAGAGCGTTTCTACCAATCGCTAGGCTTTAGCATTTGCAGTGAGCCTTACTTAGAAGACAACATTCCACATATTGCCATGCAGATTAAGGCTAACGACTAA
- the aroE gene encoding shikimate dehydrogenase — MDLYAVFGNPISQSKSPFIHTLFARQTQQELSYTAKEPADDGFVEALANFWQQGGKGCNVTAPFKEQAFKAAQQHTERALLAGAVNTLKLTDDGLILGDNTDGAGLVADLIANFGELKDLRVLLLGAGGAARGVIRPLLDEQVSELVIVNRTVAKAEALAERFSEFGKISSSSFEDLSGLFDIVINSTSAGLKGQLPPLKAELIQANTCCYDMTYSADVTAFNAWASEQGAAKVVDGLGMLVGQAAESFAVWRGIRPGSRQVLRELRRNLSR; from the coding sequence ATGGATTTATACGCAGTTTTTGGCAACCCAATTAGTCAATCAAAGTCTCCTTTCATTCACACTTTGTTTGCTCGGCAAACCCAGCAAGAGCTCAGCTATACGGCCAAAGAGCCGGCAGATGATGGTTTTGTGGAAGCGCTGGCAAATTTTTGGCAACAAGGTGGTAAAGGCTGCAATGTTACCGCGCCTTTTAAAGAACAAGCATTTAAAGCCGCTCAGCAACATACCGAACGTGCCTTATTAGCTGGCGCAGTGAATACTTTAAAGCTTACCGATGACGGGCTGATTCTTGGCGACAATACCGATGGCGCAGGTTTGGTGGCAGATTTAATTGCTAACTTTGGCGAGCTAAAAGACTTGCGCGTATTGTTGTTAGGTGCTGGCGGTGCAGCGCGCGGAGTAATTCGCCCCTTGCTTGATGAGCAAGTGAGTGAGCTGGTAATTGTTAATCGCACCGTTGCTAAAGCCGAAGCGCTTGCCGAGCGTTTTAGTGAGTTTGGTAAGATATCCAGTAGTAGTTTTGAAGACTTGTCTGGTCTGTTTGATATTGTCATTAACTCAACCTCTGCTGGGCTAAAAGGGCAGCTTCCGCCATTAAAAGCAGAGCTGATTCAAGCCAATACCTGCTGCTACGATATGACCTATTCAGCTGATGTCACTGCTTTTAATGCTTGGGCGAGTGAGCAAGGCGCTGCCAAGGTTGTTGATGGTTTAGGCATGTTGGTGGGCCAAGCCGCAGAAAGTTTTGCGGTATGGCGCGGTATTCGCCCAGGCTCTCGCCAAGTATTACGAGAGCTTCGCCGTAATCTTAGTCGTTAG